The Solea solea chromosome 19, fSolSol10.1, whole genome shotgun sequence genome has a window encoding:
- the slc27a4 gene encoding long-chain fatty acid transport protein 4 — protein MMRLGCCTALLFVLRLLVGLPWFQVIPAILIFYLGSGGWSFLQIFAKTIGRDLHAAGVLLRVKMNVRRHLKEKNTIPKIFAETVRRHGDKAALIFEGTGEKWTFRQLDEYSNRVANLLLQRGFKEGDVVALFMENRSQYVGLWLGMAKIGVEAALINFNLRLEALVHCVTISNAKAVVFGSELTDAVSEIHSSMGKAVQMFCSGDWDPKRVPQGTECLETLLPSAPSHLPSRPLRGFTDRLFYIYTSGTTGMPKAAIVVHSRYYRMAALVYYGFRMTSDDVLYDCLPLYHSAGNIVGVGQCLIHGMTVVIRKKFSASRFWDDCVKYNCTIVQYIGEICRYLLNQPVRDTEQQHRVRMALGNGLRQSIWEEFMNRFNIPQIAEFYGATECNCSLGNFDNKVGACGFNSQILPYVYPIRLVRVDEETMELIRGPDGVCIPCKPGEPGQLVGRIIQNDPLRRFDGYVNQSATSKKIAQSVFKKGDSAYLSGDVLIMDKHGHMYFKDRTGDTFRWKGENVSTTEVEGTLSRLLDMKDVVVYGVEVPGAEGKAGMAAVADPSHTSDLEKLVKDMEKALPPYARPVFLRFLPEVNKTGTFKFQKTELRRDGFDPSTTSDRLYFLDSSRGRYVRLDDTFYHSILSGKHKL, from the exons ATGATGCGATTAGGGTGCTGCACAGCCCTGCTGTTCGTGTTGAGGCTGCTGGTGGGCTTGCCTTGGTTCCAGGTTATTCCGGCCATCCTGATCTTCTACCTCGGAAGCGGAGGATGGAGCTTCCTGCAGATTTTTGCCAAAACAATTGGCAGAGACTTACA TGCGGCAGGTGTGTTATTGCGAGTGAAGATGAATGTCAGGCGACATCTCAAAGAGAAGAACACAATTCCCAAGATCTTTGCGGAAACGGTGCGCCGCCACGGGGACAAAGCGGCGCTCATCTTCGAGGGGACCGGCGAGAAGTGGACCTTCCGGCAGTTAGACGAGTATTCCAACAGAGTGGCCAACCTGCTGCTACAGCGGGGTTTCAAG gAGGGTGATGTGGTGGCTCTCTTCATGGAGAACCGGTCCCAGTACGTGGGTCTGTGGCTGGGAATGGCCAAGATTGGAGTCGAGGCTGCTCTCATCAACTTCAATTTAAGACTGGAGGCCTTGGTCCACTGTGTCACCATCTCCAATGCCAAGGCTGTGGTGTTTGGGTCAGAGCTGACTGACG CCGTTTCCGAGATCCACAGTTCAATGGGGAAGGCGGTGCAGATGTTCTGCTCTGGAGACTGGGACCCCAAACGAGTCCCACAGGGAACGGAGTGCCTAGAGACCCTGCTGCCCAGTGCCCCGTCTCACCTGCCCAGCCGACCCCTGCGTGGCTTCACAG ATCGCCTGTTCTACATCTACACGTCAGGAACCACTGGGATGCCTAAAGCCGCTATTGTTGTGCACAGCAG GTACTACCGCATGGCAGCTTTGGTTTATTATGGCTTTAGGATGACATCAGACGATGTGCTGTATGATTGCCTTCCACTCTACCACTCTGCAG GAAACATTGTGGGAGTGGGCCAGTGTCTTATACACGGCATGACTGTAGTCATCAGAAAGAAGTTCTCTGCCTCGCGTTTCTGGGACGACTGTGTCAAGTACAACTGCACT ATTGTGCAGTACATTGGCGAGATCTGCAGATACCTGCTCAACCAGCCAGTTCGCGACACGGAGCAGCAACATCGGGTGCGCATGGCGCTGGGTAACGGCCTTCGTCAGTCCATATGGGAAGAGTTCATGAACCGCTTCAACATCCCGCAGATTGCAGAGTTTTATGGAGCGACAGAGTGCAACTGCAGCCTGGGCAACTTTGATAACAAG GTTGGAGCGTGTGGCTTCAACAGTCAGATTTTACCCTATGTCTACCCTATCAGGCTGGTGAGGGTTGATGAAGAGACCATGGAACTCATTAGGGGACCTGACGGTGTTTGCATTCCCTGTAAACCTG gTGAGCCTGGCCAGCTGGTAGGCAGGATCATTCAGAATGACCCTCTTAGGAGGTTTGATGGTTATGTCAACCAATCAGCAACCAGCAAGAAGATTGCTCAAAGTGTTTTCAAGAAGGGAGACAGTGCCTATCTCTCTG GTGATGTGCTGATCATGGACAAGCACGGTCACATGTACTTCAAGGACCGCACAGGAGACACTTTCCGCTGGAAAGGAGAGAACGTCTCTACGACAGAGGTTGAGGGGACACTCAGCAGGCTCCTAGACATGAAAGACGTCGTCGTGTATGGCGTGGAAGTGCCAG GAGCAGAGGGAAAGGCCGGGATGGCAGCCGTCGCTGATCCGTCTCACACCTCAGACCTGGAGAAGTTGGTGAAGGACATGGAGAAGGCGCTTCCTCCGTACGCCAGACCCGTTTTCCTTCGCTTTCTCCCCGAGGTCAACAAGACAG GAACATTTAAGTTTCAGAAGACAGAGTTGCGTAGAGACGGCTTTGACCCGAGCACCACATCGGACAGACTCTACTTCCTGGattccagcagagggcgctatGTGCGGCTGGACGATACGTTTTACCACTCGATACTGTCAGGGAAACACAAATTGTGA
- the ptgdsa gene encoding prostaglandin D2 synthase a, which translates to MRTAVVAVVMVMCVMMMVRADVKPQRDFNSQRFAGRWYRVGLAYDSPGFVPYRDKVRVSMGSISLLPNGSFTLTMWDATPLSCVAKTYQYEKTSVPGQFTYFSTRHNMVKDITVVDTNYSEYALVLKHKVFNREYTQVALYGRSTRLRIDILNRFRALALSQGFSRESILTPPPAVNCPPSGSGR; encoded by the exons ATGAGGACCGCGGTGGTcgctgttgtcatggtgatgtgcgtgatgatgatggtgcGGGCCGATGTGAAGCCCCAGAGAGATTTCAACTCGCAGAGG tttGCAGGCAGATGGTACCGTGTGGGTCTGGCCTACGATTCTCCAGGTTTTGTCCCCTACAGAGACAAAGTGAGGGTCTCCATGGGCTCCATCTCACTGCTGCCAAACGGCAGCTTTACCCTCACCATGTGGGACGccac ACCACTAAGCTGTGTGGCTAAGACGTACCAGTATGAGAAGACCAGCgtccctggacagttcacctaCTTCAGCACAC GCCATAACATGGTGAAGGACATCACCGTGGTGGACACAAACTACAGTGAATACGCTTTGGTTCTCAAACACAAGGTTTTCAACAGAGAGTACACACAGGTGGCACTTTAcg GTCGCTCTACAAGACTCAGGATCGATATATTAAACCGGTTTAGAGCCTTGGCCTTGTCTCAGGGTTTCTCCCGGGAATCTATCCTGACTCCGCCTCCAGCAG TAAACTGTCCACCCTCTGGATCTGGACGTTAG
- the LOC131445829 gene encoding protein AMBP-like has translation MQKVVSLVPLLILGSVWIHHVALETLSLIQEDFDLDRFMGKWFELTVASTCPYYLQRKRANPVILALQMQHVASGSNFTLMSTTFRDGSCKTSSVDYALTDTPGRFFHHVARFEADVDSYVVETDYDEYALLFQLSTEKPSGNVTRIVKLYSRTVDVSRPSVLDDFNALVRQHGMGDDAVVVNHIKGECPPASTSQSQVPESKMAS, from the exons ATGCAGAAAGTCGTGAGTCTGGTTCCTCTGTTGATCCTGGGGTCAGTCTGGATCCATCATGTGGCCCTGGAAACTCTTAGCCTCATACAGGAGGACTTTGATCTGGACCGG TTCATGGGGAAGTGGTTTGAGTTGACGGTGGCCTCCACCTGTCCTTACTACCTTCAGCGTAAGAGGGCAAACCCCGTTATTCTTGCACTACAGATGCAACATGTTGCCTCGGGGAGCAACTTTACACTGATGTCAACCACTTTCAG GGATGGCTCCTGTAAGACGTCGTCTGTGGATTATGCTTTGACGGACACTCCTGGACGATTCTTCCACCATGTTGCCA GATTCGAAGCAGACGTCGATTCCTACGTGGTGGAAACCGACTATGACGAGTATGCGCTGTTGTTCCAGCTGAGCACAGAAAAACCGTCGGGAAATGTAACTCGCATAGTCAAGCTTTATA GTCGAACCGTGGACGTGAGCCGGCCGTCGGTGCTGGACGACTTCAACGCGCTGGTGAGGCAACATGGAATGGGTGACGACGCTGTCGTCGTGAATCACATAAAAG GTGAATGTCCTCCTGCTTCAACTTCTCAGTCTCAGGTCCCTGAAAGCAAAATGGCGTCATGA